In Nymphalis io chromosome 13, ilAglIoxx1.1, whole genome shotgun sequence, one genomic interval encodes:
- the LOC126772813 gene encoding glucosidase 2 subunit beta, with product MIYSAWLKQLQSFVIIVFTWVISAQTDVPRPRGVSLSKASLYSPTKEFTCFDGTSTIPFSYVNDDYCDCFDGSDEPGTSACINGVFHCTNAGHRPQNIPSSQVNDGVCDCCDGTDEYAIPEACSNTCEELGKEARAKAQHLADLHKAGNFIRLELIEKGNKKRHEMAEQLSQLEKDKAEAQKIKDEKEALKNELEAKENEALQVYRDAEEKERQKKEEADRQKQEKEVSEQFSRFDSNNDGVLTVDEIKVGNIFDKNKDGEVDAEELQHFLGDKESVNKEEFMSTTWPLLKPLLMMEQGMFRPAEAEGPEEAEDEEAEDVPRVEDMDNIGAEDDNIDGDLSHDDAEEHDAEPDNTKSYDDETQKLIDEATEARRQFMDAERTMREIESNIRNFQQNLEKDYGLQQEYATLDGECLEYEDKEYVYKLCLFQKVTQKSKNGGMEIGLGDWGEWAGEEGNKYSVMKYTNGVACWNGPNRITMVNIHCGLETKLTSVTEPYRCEYKIDFVTPAACNESNYMQQQASHDEL from the coding sequence ATGATTTATTCTGCTTGGCTTAAGCAATTACAGTCGTTTGTAATAATCGTATTTACATGGGTAATATCAGCTCAGACTGATGTTCCGAGGCCTCGCGGTGTATCTTTATCGAAAGCGTCCTTATATTCGCCGACAAAAGAGTTCACTTGTTTCGATGGAACTAGTACCATACCTTTCAGTTATGTGAATGATGACTATTGCGATTGTTTTGATGGGAGTGATGAGCCTGGGACATCGGCTTGTATAAATGGGGTTTTCCATTGTACAAATGCAGGACATCGACCTCAGAACATTCCTAGTTCACAGGTAAACGATGGAGTTTGTGACTGTTGTGATGGTACAGATGAGTATGCTATTCCTGAAGCATGCTCCAACACCTGTGAAGAATTAGGCAAAGAGGCCAGGGCCAAAGCTCAACATTTAGCTGATCTACATAAAGCAGGTAACTTTATAAGATTAGAACTTATTGAAAAAGGGAATAAAAAACGCCATGAGATGGCTGAACAACTTTCCCAATTAGAAAAGGATAAAGCTGAGgcacaaaaaattaaagatgaAAAAGAGGCCTTGAAAAATGAACTAGAAGCTAAAGAAAATGAGGCCCTACAAGTTTACAGAGATGCTGAAGAAAAAGAAAGGCAAAAAAAAGAGGAAGCTGACCGTCAGAAACAAGAAAAAGAAGTTAGTGAACAATTTTCTAGATTTGATTCCAATAATGATGGTGTATTGACAGTAGATGAAATAAAAGTaggaaatatatttgataaaaataaggaTGGAGAAGTAGATGCAGAAGAGCTTCAACATTTCCTAGGAGATAAAGAAAGTGTAAATAAGGAAGAGTTTATGTCAACGACTTGGCCACTGCTAAAACCATTATTGATGATGGAACAAGGCATGTTCCGTCCAGCAGAAGCCGAAGGTCCAGAAGAAGCAGAAGATGAAGAGGCAGAAGATGTGCCAAGAGTGGAGGATATGGATAATATTGGTGCTGAAGATGATAACATTGATGGTGATCTATCACATGATGATGCTGAAGAGCATGATGCAGAACCTGATAATACGAAATCATATGACGATGAAACTCAAAAGCTAATTGATGAGGCTACAGAAGCACGTCGTCAATTTATGGATGCAGAACGTACCATGAGAGAAATAGAATCTAACATCCGAAACTTTCAACAAAATTTAGAAAAAGACTATGGTTTACAACAAGAATATGCAACACTTGATGGTGAATGTCTAGAATATGAGGATAAAGaatatgtatacaaattatGCCTGTTTCAAAAAGTTACTCAAAAATCTAAGAATGGTGGTATGGAAATAGGCCTCGGTGATTGGGGAGAATGGGCAGGGGAAGAAGGAAATAAATATTCAGTAATGAAGTATACAAATGGAGTGGCCTGCTGGAATGGACCAAATAGAATTACCATGGTTAATATTCATTGTGGCCTAGAAACAAAACTGACTTCAGTTACAGAGCCATATCGTTgtgaatataaaattgattttgttaCGCCAGCTGCATGCAATGAATCTAATTATATGCAACAACAGGCATCACACGATGAGTTGTAA
- the LOC126772825 gene encoding ATP-dependent RNA helicase DDX18-like, with translation MNAQEMMTEFKFSMLEGKIDSRILKSLSSLGLESPTPIQAKTLPFMLLGEDIIGAAKTGSGKTLAFLIPAVEKLINLGFTKKKGVGCLIISPTRELALQTNEVLKKLLTNIKLTHCLIVGGEKKLKEIVLLQKGVNIIVGTPGRILDHLENTENFNCKHLKCLILDEADKLLEAGFEKHIVGIIQKLPKNRQTILFSATIDDRVESLARMTLKSNPKVIDIKDDKQSTVMGLQQGYCICPVENRICWLYKMLKKTRKMKVMVFFSSCKSVDFHYEFFKTHCKASVLSIHGKQSQPRRKDAYQTFIKADKGALFCTDVAARGLDIPSVDWIVQYDPPTDMKDYIHRVGRTARGVNNNGNAVILIRPEEEDFIQYLKREKVYLDRYNFGDTSADVQKMLEDLIKQDGTMKVLARKAYLSFLRCYNKHPLNKVFNIKNLNLKMAAKAFGFMDQPHVDFLKSRKSS, from the exons ATGAACGCACAAGAAATGATGACTGAATTCAAATTCAGTATGTTGGAAGGTAAAATAGATAGTCGTATTTTAAAAAGCTTGTCATCCCTGGGATTAGAAAGCCCTACACCCATCCAAGCAAAAACTTTACCGTTTATGCTACTTGGCGAAGACATAATAGGCGCTGCAAAGACTGGAAGTGGAAAAACATTAGCATTTTTAATACCCGCCGTAGAAAAATTAATCAACTTAGGATTCACTAAGAAAAAAG gtgtaggttgtttaattatttcacCAACAAGAGAATTAGCACTTCAAACAAATGAGGTTTTAAAGAAACTACTGACTAATATTAAACTAACACACTGTTTGATTGTTGGTggtgaaaaaaaattgaaagaaatagtgttattacaaaaag gtgTTAATATCATTGTTGGAACACCAGGGCGGATATTAGATCATTTAGAAAATACTGAAAATTTTAACTGTAAGCATTTAAAGTGCCTTATCTTAGATGAAGCGGACAAATTACTTGAGGCTGGTTTTGAGAAACATATTGTAGGAATTATTCAAAAACTTCCAA aaAATAGACAAACCATCTTGTTCAGTGCAACAATAGATGACAGAGTAGAAAGCTTAGCGAGGATGACCTTAAAAAGTAATCCCAAAGTTATAGATATAAAGGATGATAAGCAATCCACAGTTATGGGTCTTCAACAGGG GTATTGCATCTGTCCAGttgaaaatagaatatgttGGTTgtataaaatgcttaaaaagaCTAGAAAAATGAAAGTAATGGTGTTCTTTTCATCTTGTAAATCTGTTGATTTCCATTACGAATTTTTCAAAACACATTGTAAAGCATCAGTACTGAGTATACAT GGTAAACAAAGCCAACCGAGAAGAAAAGATGCTTATCAAACTTTCATCAAAGCTGATAAGGGAGCTCTTTTTTGTACAGATGTAGCTGCAAGAGGCTTGGATATTCCATCGGTGGATTGGATAGTTCAATATGACCCTCCAACAGACATGAAG GATTACATACACAGAGTTGGAAGGACGGCAAGAGGTGTAAATAATAATGGTAATGCAGTTATATTAATAAGACCAGAAGAAGaagattttattcaatatttgaaaagagaaaaagtttatttagaCAGGTATAATTTTGGTGACACTTCCGCAGATGTTCAAAAAATg TTGGAAGACCTTATAAAACAGGATGGTACTATGAAAGTTTTAGCACGGAAAGCATATCTTTCATTTCTGAGATGCTACAATAAACATCCACTcaacaaagtttttaatattaaaaatctgaATTTAAAAATGGCGGCTAAAGCCTTCGGTTTTATGGACCAACCGCATGTAGATTTTT TGAAATCTAGGAAAAGCAGCTGA